From Ictalurus punctatus breed USDA103 chromosome 26, Coco_2.0, whole genome shotgun sequence:
ATCTTGTAGTGAAAAATAAAGCGTCTGTGCGTCCTGACTGTGTACGTGTTGCTAATGTCCGTGTACACGAGTGTTCACGTGTGCTTTATTTCCAGATTCCTCACATCTTCTGCCTTCGTTAACGTCTCTCACTCAAGCTCTGAGAAGAATGAAGGAGTTCCCAAACCGCGGCGGTCTGCGAAGCGTCTCGGACATGCAGGATTTCCACCTTCCGGACGACGAGTTTGGCCAGCTGAAACTGGAGCGGCTTCGCTCGTCCTCGAACGCAGAGCTGTTGGCGTACAGCGCCTGCTGCAGAAAGAACGGGAGTGTGAACATTTCTGAAGGTGGACAGGTAGAAAATGAGAGCGTTGTTCTGGACCCTTGTTTAGAAAGTAGTCTTCCTTTAATGTTTACCGAGCCACGGCGGGCGGAGACGGGGAAcgccgaccaatcagaacgcgAGATCGCGAGCCAAACCCTCGATAATCCGCAAGAATCTGATGATCTTTTGCGCAGATCTTTCGCAACCCGAGCAGAAGTGCACCACGAcagaggagatgaaaagcacaCACAGCAAATCGAGCCGAATGATCCTCATACACTCACAGCTAGCAGGAGTTTCATGCTAAATCTTAGCGTGTCCTTGACCTCACACACCCAGACTGATCACAAAACTTCTCTCATCTCATTGGGTGCGACCCCTAACGTGTTCATCGCATCGCCTTCCTCAGAGCTCACGCCTTTTCCCTTATCTTCTGATCAGGATGTTGCTTCAGGACAATCCCAGGCTGAAGGGAATAAGGGAACACCGGAAAACGAAAACGTTTCGGGAAGCCCTAAAGTGCAGATACAGGGGTGTGATGCCTGTGAGCATTCTTACAGCAGGAGTTATAGTTCTGACCGTTCTACAACCAACCACGTCTTGATATCCGCTGAAGTGGAGATACAAGGTTCTAATGTTTCTGATGAAAAAGGAGTGACGCAGGTGAACAGCAGCACACGTGAAAACAACGCAGAGGTTCCCAAACTGACAAACCAGGTGCTGATGTGCTCCGAAACGGAGAGCCAGCATCATATCACTTATGCTCTTTCCCACAATAACCCCCTTCTTTCCAAAAATAACCCCCTTCTTTCCCAAAATAACCCCCTTCTTTCCCAAAATGGCCCCGCTCGTTCTCAAAATGACCCCCCTCTTTCCCAAAATGGCCCCCCTTGTCCCCAAAATGGCACCCCTCTTTCCAAAAATGACCCCCCTCTTTCTCAAAATGACCCCCCTCTTTCCAAAAATGACCTTCTTTCCCAAAATGACCCCCGTCTTTCCCAAAATGACCTCCATCTTTCTCAAAATGACCCCCCTCTTTCCCAAAATGACctctttttcccccaaaataGCCCCCCTCTTTCCCAAAATGACCCCCCTCTTTCCCAAAATGACCCCCCTTGTGCCCAAAATGGCCCCCCTCTTTCCCAGAATGGCCCCCCTCTTTCCCAGAATGGCCCCCCTCTTTCCCAGAATGGCCCCCCTCTTTCCCAAAATGGCCCCCCTCTTTCCCAAAATGGCCCCCCTCTTTCCCACAATGACCCCCCTCTTTCCCACAATGACCCCCCTCTTTCCCACAATGACCCCCCTCTTTCTCAAAATTGCCCCCCTCTTTCCCAGAATGAcctctttttttcccaaaaTGACCCCCCTCTTTCCCAGAATGGCCCCCCTCTTACCCAAAATGGCCCCCCTCTTTCTCAAAATGACCCCCCTCTTTCTCAAAATGATCTCCAGCTTTCTCAAAATGGCCCCCCTCTTTCCCAAAATGACCCCCCTCTTTCCCAGAATGGCCCCCCTCTTTCCCAGAATGGCCCCCCTTGTGCCCAAAATGGCCCCCCTCTTTCTCAAAATGACCCCCCTCTTTCTCAAAATGATCTCCATCTTTCTCAAAATGGCCCCCCTCTTTCCCAGAATGGCCCCCCTTGTGCCCAAAATGGCCCCCCTCTTTCCCAGAATTACCCCCCTCTTTCCCAGAATGGCCCCCCTTGTGCCCAAAATGGCCCCCCTCGTGCCCAAAATGGCCCCCCTCTTTCCCAAAATGGCCCCCCTCTTTCCCAGAATGACCCCCCTTGCGCCCAAAATGGCCCCCCTCTTTCCCAGAATGGCCTCCCTCTTTCTCAGAATGACCCCCCTTGTGCCCAAAATGGCCCCCCTCTTTCTCAGAACGAGCCCGCTCAGAAAACGAGGACTCCAGACTCTGATGAACCTTACACTATCTCTGAACTGGATTTTCATTCCCAAACACCAATGAGAGAAACGTCACCCCGTGTAGAGGAGAACAACATGTTAAACAGCCAGACATCTGCACTTCCTGTtgtctcagccaatcagagggAAGATAGCGAGGCTACTTTATCTTTCAGTTTAGTTAAACCcagtcaaacacacactcgAGGTTCTCTGAGTCAACACGTGGAACTCCCTTCCTGTGGGTCTCTCCGGAGAACTCATACGCTGAAGGTAGTGATGTCTTTTTCctagcagttgaaggttaaagGAAACTCCAccgtttattattttcctggacCCTGCCCTGAGCGTGTGTATTTGTCGCCCTCTTCAGGCGCTGGACGGAGGGTGCGTGCTGGATGTGTGTTTGGTGCGCTGGCTGTCTgatgactggtgtgtgtgtgtggccggagagtggagtgtgtgtgtttggaagcAGAAAGCTGGAGTCCAGCAGTGGAGTCTTCTGTACACCTGGACCTTTAcacaagtaaacacacacacactttcttttgaGCTGTAATGTCAGTATCTGTGGTCATTTGTCTCTTAAACTAGAAGTCGCTGCGTGGTTATGGTTTGATGTTTTGAATATACTTCTGTTTTGGGTCACTGAGTTActgatttaaataataaactattTGTATTTGCATATAAAGCGACGTTTTGTTCTCTGATctctgaatgtgtttgtgtgcagtccGTGATCTCTCTTCAGGGGATTCCTGACTCTTCtgctctgctgtgtgtgtgtttggggaggCTGGAGATCACAGAGacgaggtaacacacacacacacacacacacacacacacacttttactgaTAATTAAATTAAGGTTGAGAGTaaatatttgttaataaattaatacacTGAAATCACAGGCTTAAATTTCACGGTTAGTTTGTGCTtactggatatatatatatataaatatatatatatataatatgtatgtatgagaGTATATACAACATACACTTCTGAATTGtttgacattgtgtgtgtgtgtgtgtaggatacTGTCCTGCCCCAGTACGGATGGTGAGTTCTCCCAGGCTGAGCTGTATAAAGGTTTACCTCTGCAGGCGGTACTCACTGTCTCCGAGCGCAGGGTGGCGTGTTGCTCCGCCTCGGGAGCTCAGCAGAACGTCCAGGTGTTTACACTTACTCAGGATGGCAGGTAAtgctctctccctcacacacacacacacacacacacacacacacacacacacacacacacatacacctgtTTCCTCTTTGCAGGATCGCAGAAACTCTGCCCCTAGTCTCCACTTATCAAAGCATTCAGACCCTGGTGGCGGTGGAGAGGCAGAAAGacgctctgattggctggaccGAACACAAGAGTCTCCTCATATGGTGAGAAAATCCGCTTCCACTTCCAGTCCCGAACCCGAGCTGATCACATCGCTCCATACGTTCTGTGGTTAAAACTTCAGTAATGGAATATATTCTATAGGTTATCTAACAGAATAATCGAGTGATTGGATAAGAACATTTAAAATCATCCAAAATCCAAATGATACAAGTActatcaataaaaataaatacaacgactaatttaccaaaaaaaaataagagtCGTTTATGCCTTTATTTTCTCCTGTAAACCTCAGGAACATGAAATCAGGCCAGCTTCTTCAGACGATTCACCTGGCGCCGGAGAGTGTTTCCACGGCAACCTGTCTGAGAGGATACTCCTACAGGGTAGGGGTGTAGAACCCCAATTACACATATTAAACGAAGATCGAAACATTCAGATTATCCGATCTCAGGTGTCTTTATCACGGCACATTGTCACACCTTTACTGAGATATGAACTGGAGAGATGTAGCTGAGGAACTGTCAGAActggtttaggccacgcccactggATTGTGTAACACGCACACTACAGAATTATACAGTTTTTGATCAGCAGCAACACTGctcatattttaatttttagcctctctctctctgtctctctctcagggtgcgctgtgtgtgttactgcagcagGTGAGCGCGTGCCACGACGAAGCCGGTTCCACGCTTTTCACTCTGATCGCCACGAATCCACTCACAGGAGAATATCTCAGTCTGCGCTCCATCGCCACCCCAGCAGCTCCCACAGAGCGGTAACATCAGCGCTGTATTCACATCAGTGTGAAGTTTTGGAACGTTTTGTTAATTCTGAATGTAAAAAAccgctctctctcctctcccagGTTGATCGACAGTGATGTGTGTGAATCTGCACTCGTGGGCGTGTTCCAGTCAGGTCTGGCTATCTGGAACCTCGCAGGGGGCGTGGCCTGCGCGTATGTAAGTGAGCCTGCAGGAGTGTGCCGCCTGGCGCGATGGGCGGGGCCAAACACGCTCCTCACCGGATACCTCAACGGGGACGTTAATATTTATCAGAGAACAGAACGGAGTTAAAGGAGTCTTAATGTTTAAGAAAAAATCAATGATTATAATTAAAAAGTTTATAACTTGAGACAAGATTTGTGTcatgcacacaacacacacacacgtgtgataCACACGTGATACACACACGTTATTATATGTTCTCTATCAGTATGACTGTGAGGTTTAAATTTGACTTGTGAAATAAAATACTACTTTTAGAGACACATTAGTCTGGTCAGCGTGGAATGTCtttcaaaaaaatgtttatttcattgtGTCAGGGTTTTCTGCACTTACCATAAAAACTCGTGGAGGAAGAAAACAAACCgacaattgtttttatttatttgtttatttatttatttattatgaatgATATCAttaatttatatgtattttttaagaCCGTAATCTGAATTAATCACAGTTAATGGCTACTGATCGACTGATTGGAGCAGGTTTAGTTAGTGGCTCTCCTTAAAGAAGGGAGAAGTGCTGGGGTGGGAGATGTCCTTCTGCTTGTATTTCTCCTGGTACATTCGACTCCTTTGGCCCTCCTGGTCTTTCTCAGCCTGCACACAGCCGCTTGGTGTTCCTGACACGCCTCCCTGAGACGTGTTTTTTCCCATGTTCGTCCAGCAGCTGGTTCTCCTGGACGGTTCTCGTCTCTGTCCTTAGCCAGTTCAGCCTGTTTCTGTGCCGGCTTCTTTCACCAGGCGGTCCTGCTGCAGCTCGGCCTCGCTCAGCTGCTCCGCCGATACCTGTGCTGCTCGTCACGCAGTTCCAGCTTCCTCAGAGTCTCTCCTTTTCTCGTCCTTCTCCTGTGTGAGTTGCGGTTGCTCCAGGATGCTCATGTCCAACGCCAGATCCTCCTGCTGTTCCAGTGCCAGACGCAGGGAGGTGTCTAGCTGTCTGCGCCGGCTCTCCTGATTCTCCCAGACGCATCATCTCcctctgatctcacagtaactggAGCTCTTCATCTTTCAGCTGTTTACCCTGCAGTCTCAGAGTGTGTGGTTTCTGCTTCATCCGTCCGAGCTTCTTCCACAGGCTTTTggctgctttattattattattattattattattattattattatttttactaacCACCAGATGGCGCTGTTTTCGACACTCCGAGCTTCGAACCTTTTCCCGGAACAGGAAAGCATCAGTGCTTTATGAGGCTTTATTTCCCATCCCTACTGAACCGTTATGTAAGTGTCAGGTTTAATatgtttttctgcatctttAATCATTTATATGATCTACATTATTACATAAACGTGTAGTAgattatagatatatatatatatatatatatatatatatatatatatatatatatatatatatatatatatatatatatatattatttatatattagttGGTATGTGTAGTAAAAATTATTATAGGACTTATGGAGTCTCTGTCACTCTCCAGCTCGGTAGGTGGCGGTAAAGCACCACAAGTCGCGCTGCAACCCGCAATAAAAAcaccacagaagaagaaacaaggAGGTCGTGTTGCATTGTGGGAAGTTTAGCGGGTGAAAGATGGCGGCGCGCGTCCTCTCCCGGTGTGTCCGGACACTGAGCCGCGGCGCGGCGGTGTTTAATCGGTGTGATGTCTccgcggcggcggcggcggcggcgctCTCGCTCAGCCGTGACCGAGTCTTCTCTCACCTGGCGGCGGGACACAAGCCGCAGCTCGCgcaggtcagtgtgtgtttctctcccGGTGACCGACACGCAGTGACCTCCGCGCGCTCAGCGTTCACTGTCGGTGCActataaacaacacacacactcacacacactcacacacacacactcacacacacacactctcacacactctcacacacacctcataacACTCTCATAACCTTCTCTAACTCTCACATTAACCACATAATCCTGTAATGCGGCCTGATAACTAACAACATGGCAGTGCTAGCTTTCAGTCTgtacacacgcgcgcacacgcgcgcacacacgttTCTAGCTCACTGTTATTCTCTTTACCTTCATAACACTTCAGCTCCTCAGCTTTAAAAGCTTTATTTGATCTCTTTAATCTGTCTTCATTCTCTGATGaagtatgtttatattttttgtcaCTGCTCatggtttttatatttatattcataatcTGTATATCAGACATGTTTAAGACGTGTTCGTGAATCCCAGCAGTCTCTTTAGCACGTCACGTGTTGCTGGTGAGAGAGACGTCCGGCCGAGTTCACGTGAAGAATCGATGAGTTATGTGCAGAATGAAACACTGGTGTTGTGCCgttgcaggaaaataatcaacatcgaGGAGGCGTGATGAAGCGGCGTCCCCGTTCTCACGCCGCGGCGTCCCCGTTCTCACGCCGCAGCGTTCCGTAACGCTGGTGAAGAAGTCCTCGGGTACGTCGTAGCGGCTGTAAACTCTCCAGCCTCTCTGTTCTGTCTGTAGTGTAGGTAAtaagacagacaggtggagttgctatggaaggagtctccagtgtcagcgtttaataaatgtttaataactcGTTCTAACGCCGGAAGCTGTTGTTAACTCAGTGTGTTGTTTCGTTCGAGGTTAATATCCTCGTACGTCCTTATAAACGGTGTTTTCATCCGAGTTGTTCGAGTTCTACACGTTATCGGTGTAAATAAATCTGGACATCCGTTACCGCGCTGTAAATAAGCGACGGGGGGACGCTGACCCGGATCTCGCGCGTCTGCTGGAACTGCGTTTATCGGGGAAAACCCACACCGATAGTTCAATCTAACGCTGCGCACCGTTATCCCACGCCTCGTGTCGACGTCTTCACCTCCAGCTGTACTAACCCCTCCTCTTCCATCAGACTCCCGCTGGGACGCAGTGGCGGCGGTACGGCGACCTTCCACCTCTAACCCTCGAATCGATCAGAGACCGCGTCCTCTACGTCCTCAAACTGTACGACAAGATCGACCCAGAGCAGGTAAACAGAGTCCTTCAGTTCAGACGTGTTCTGTGCTAGTACACGACTTACCGTGTGGCTCGCCGTGTTTCCCCGTCAGCTGCAGGTCACGTCTCACTTCATGAAGGATCTGGGCCTGGACAGTCTCGACCAGGTGGAGATCATCATGGCCATGGAGGACGAGTTCGGTTCGTATGAGGATTGTTCCCTCGTTTTTAATTGACAGCACAGCGatgctgagttctggactctgattggttcAGAAGGAGTTGATAGTCTGATCGTAacgcttttatttatatatatattatatatatatatataaccttctCGCTTCACTCCGCTAATAAATAAACGCTCCCCTCTTCCTCTGTCCGCAGGTTTTGAGATTCCCGACGCGGAAGCGGAGAAGCTCATGACTCCTGATGAAATTGTTCAGTACATCGCAGATAAGAAGGACGTCTACGAATGACCCCTCATCGTCCGCTGTAACTCCGCCGCTAGTCCCGCTATAAACGTGTAACTCTTTATATTTCCACTTCCGCTGTAATGACgtgttggggtgttttttttttgttggtacTTTTCAGGTACAGAGTTGTGCGTGGGGCGACGCCCGCGGTCTCTTCACGCACCGCCGTGAAACGTGTCGTTTTTTTCTCCAGCTGTAAAAGTCACTCCTGCTCTGGACTGTAGTCGGGAGTGGCGGCGTCTCCCGGACCTGCCGCAGGACGTTTTGGATTCCATTTGTCGTTTTATTCGAATACAAACATGtcacataaacataaataaagtcTTTACATCCCTGATTTAGATTCCGGAGCATTCCTCGCTCGTCTTTATTCAGCTCTTGCTTCAGTTCAGAAACGAAGACGACGACCGGAAAACGTGCGGTCTGGAAATAAAAACGAATCGCGCGGATAAACGCTTGTGAACGTAGCctcgttttttatttattgttcttgAGCCAAAATACTGTTATTAAAACCCCGACACCCCGCACAGGACAGATGGGTTCATTAACGATCAGCAGCTGCAGCGTTTATTCGTTTAaaatgaagggtgccaatatttattcTGCACCCCGCTGAATTTCAAGCACACGGTCACACGGGTACACCCCTGACGGcgcttcttctccttctctggTCACGATGATgggttatttaacaaaaaaacagccagGAGGTATAATCCTGTGTATCGATTGGTCTTGTGGGGAAAAATCTGATGAAACCGAAGATTGGAGTCTGATCTTGCGTACACACTCTACTGCTCTCTGCAGTCTAATTTAATGTCCGTGTTCAACACGGTGAAGGTCGAGTTTAACGGAAGCTACGTGTTTCCTCTGAACAGTGTCCGGAGTGAACGTGTGTaaaacactccctccctccctctgtgtgtgtgtgtgtgtgtgtgtgtgtgcgcgtgtgtgggGCTTCAGGCGtttccatgtgtgtgtttggagacaGCGCTCAGACTGAAACTTTAAGTATCTGTGtataaaaatggaaatgaaaaagCATTGTGTGGGGATCGGTATTCGCTCTGATCACGTGAAAAAAATTCATCGTGTAGAAATGACGTGAAACTAAAAtcgtgtgaaaatgtgtgtgtgtgtgggggggaaaaaacagcatGGGTAAATAATCAATCCTGTAATAAGTGCATGAATATAActtaatcttttgtttaaaaaaaataataaaaaaataataataataaaagatgaacACGTGACAATAAATGAACGGGGTTAGAAAATAGAAATCGTGACAAAAAAATctcacgtgaaaataaactgAGGGGAAAAATCAACGGACTGTAGAGATCACAATAAATATCACAATAAATACATGTCACGTGTGAAAACATTGTGAATGCAAGTGTAGTGTATAGAGCACACGTGATCATGAGTGAATCGTAAGAAGAAACTGTTTAcgtgtgtaaaaaaacaacaccccaCGTGACTTTTCAGTGAGAACTCAGACACTGGGGTTCTGCGGGAACGAGACGCGTCTTTATGAGACGGGGACGGTTTCCGGTGTCTCGCACGCGCTCCCTGCAGCGAGGCGCTTTAATTGCAGTCAGATGGAGGCGCGCGCGAAGCGTTCGAGCTTGCAGGGCGCGCGCCTCAGCGTTCGACAGGCTCTCGTGTCGTGCTCgcgcagtgtgtgagtgtgtgagagagagtgtgaggggaACAGAACCGCAGCGCTTCACTAAAACTTTCAGtaaaataacagtaataataagtCGGTGATATTAAAGTGTCTGAGAGAAACCGCGGGGGTTTATGGGACCGGGTCGACGCTCGCGCGCTGCGGGGGAATGTTTCCTGTCACACAATGCGacttctcctcttttctctgctGTTTACTTTCACAACAGGTAAGCACACtcgtttctctcacacacacacacacacacacacacacatctaacaCACACGCAACGCCACTCACACTGAATAAAACATTACACCTAAACAATCTTCTCAGTGTTATGCTTTTATTTACCCTGTACTGaacttactattattattactattattattattactattattattattattattattattattattattatcatcatttaaAGATGGATAACATTCGATAAACACAGAAATGATGATCTGCTATTAAGTCGTGTAAGGAATGACACACGTCAGGACGCGTCCCAAACCGCTCTGTTCACTTCCTCTACGGCGTTCCCGGACACTTCCCGCTGATCTAGTTTTAAATCCGTTAACGATCCGTCgtacgttttcttttttttcccttcttctcaTTAATAACGTTATCACTTACGCTGCCTTTGAAGTCTCTGTTGAAGTGATTCATAACGATACAAATGAAAGCTGTAGCGACGTTACAGAGAACCTGCAAAAAAATCCCCACGAACCAAACAGAACCCCTGCGGCAGctcctcgtcctcgtcctcgtccGTCTGTGGAACGCCGTTACTaatcgctgacactggagactccttccttagcAGCGATTAACGCaaagctctttaaaaaaaatccctagcTTTCGATTACGCAGCGGGTCCCGGcgtgttactatggaaacgttaaagatatatatatatatatatatattagtagcTAGTCTTTTTACTACATTTCGAAATGATTGGATTAGTGGATGTTGGTGTTGATTCAGTGCGAAGCAGACGGATGAAATCCATCATATTTGCTTTAGCGATTAGCCTCGTATCGTCGTATACCAGCACGTCGTTcgtttattacatttaaatcagTGTGTTTATTGGTTCTTAGCCTGCGCTAATCGTCTCTTTT
This genomic window contains:
- the palb2 gene encoding uncharacterized protein palb2 isoform X1 translates to MSEENLTSQDKEELKRRLELLQREYERTAQRLQRAEWREAVRKNVQNTITEQNRLLHINTSAMLEQSSSSSPEPLSNPNVPSDMTKVRFHLPDSSPFSTLTRKQSPSRTHRLRSKRSRLRLQGRGRESDTEESQEKTGEGTEERWREEQGEMESECERTGEEKEKDVERGRKEEEKKEENREKTEMLKDGLKKNEEKLTPSSILQSAAENSSVDQSHLTKLLEVNDPPADQSALRNSPSASYRSDSSDRPNPSSEARSPSCSGIANDAEKSPGSADFLTSCTLIEGLPFPVEYYVRTTRRMASARASVDLNAVLQSQLSNGRGRRRSSRGRVTSRPSSEKPPERSGCRKRGPRGRRGRGRARETNSSGQSESLLRSPSSLPQEESEPIPSPKPSSDPAPDPQLHLGRELSADSRAYPIFRKRRGRAGVSRSQIPASVHGNFFLNSSHLLPSLTSLTQALRRMKEFPNRGGLRSVSDMQDFHLPDDEFGQLKLERLRSSSNAELLAYSACCRKNGSVNISEGGQVENESVVLDPCLESSLPLMFTEPRRAETGNADQSEREIASQTLDNPQESDDLLRRSFATRAEVHHDRGDEKHTQQIEPNDPHTLTASRSFMLNLSVSLTSHTQTDHKTSLISLGATPNVFIASPSSELTPFPLSSDQDVASGQSQAEGNKGTPENENVSGSPKVQIQGCDACEHSYSRSYSSDRSTTNHVLISAEVEIQGSNVSDEKGVTQVNSSTRENNAEVPKLTNQVLMCSETESQHHITYALSHNNPLLSKNNPLLSQNNPLLSQNGPARSQNDPPLSQNGPPCPQNGTPLSKNDPPLSQNDPPLSKNDLLSQNDPRLSQNDLHLSQNDPPLSQNDLFFPQNSPPLSQNDPPLSQNDPPCAQNGPPLSQNGPPLSQNGPPLSQNGPPLSQNGPPLSQNGPPLSHNDPPLSHNDPPLSHNDPPLSQNCPPLSQNDLFFSQNDPPLSQNGPPLTQNGPPLSQNDPPLSQNDLQLSQNGPPLSQNDPPLSQNGPPLSQNGPPCAQNGPPLSQNDPPLSQNDLHLSQNGPPLSQNGPPCAQNGPPLSQNYPPLSQNGPPCAQNGPPRAQNGPPLSQNGPPLSQNDPPCAQNGPPLSQNGLPLSQNDPPCAQNGPPLSQNEPAQKTRTPDSDEPYTISELDFHSQTPMRETSPRVEENNMLNSQTSALPVVSANQREDSEATLSFSLVKPSQTHTRGSLSQHVELPSCGSLRRTHTLKALDGGCVLDVCLVRWLSDDWCVCVAGEWSVCVWKQKAGVQQWSLLYTWTFTQSVISLQGIPDSSALLCVCLGRLEITETRILSCPSTDGEFSQAELYKGLPLQAVLTVSERRVACCSASGAQQNVQVFTLTQDGRIAETLPLVSTYQSIQTLVAVERQKDALIGWTEHKSLLIWNMKSGQLLQTIHLAPESVSTATCLRGYSYRGALCVLLQQVSACHDEAGSTLFTLIATNPLTGEYLSLRSIATPAAPTERLIDSDVCESALVGVFQSGLAIWNLAGGVACAYVSEPAGVCRLARWAGPNTLLTGYLNGDVNIYQRTERS
- the palb2 gene encoding uncharacterized protein palb2 isoform X2; this translates as MSEENLTSQDKEELKRRLELLQREYERTAQRLQRAEWREAVRKNVQNTITEQNRLLHINTSAMLEQSSSSSPEPLSNPNVPSDMTKVRFHLPDSSPFSTLTRKQSPSRTHRLRSKRSRLRLQGRGRESDTEESQEKTGEGTEERWREEQGEMESECERTGEEKEKDVERGRKEEEKKEENREKTEMLKDGLKKNEEKLTPSSILQSAAENSSVDQSHLTKLLEVNDPPADQSALRNSPSASYRSDSSDRPNPSSEARSPSCSGIANDAEKSPGSADFLTSCTLIEGLPFPVEYYVRTTRRMASARASVDLNAVLQSQLSNGRGRRRSSRGRVTSRPSSEKPPERSGCRKRGPRGRRGRGRARETNSSGQSESLLRSPSSLPQEESEPIPSPKPSSDPAPDPQLHLGRELSADSRAYPIFRKRRGRAGVSRSQIPASVHDSSHLLPSLTSLTQALRRMKEFPNRGGLRSVSDMQDFHLPDDEFGQLKLERLRSSSNAELLAYSACCRKNGSVNISEGGQVENESVVLDPCLESSLPLMFTEPRRAETGNADQSEREIASQTLDNPQESDDLLRRSFATRAEVHHDRGDEKHTQQIEPNDPHTLTASRSFMLNLSVSLTSHTQTDHKTSLISLGATPNVFIASPSSELTPFPLSSDQDVASGQSQAEGNKGTPENENVSGSPKVQIQGCDACEHSYSRSYSSDRSTTNHVLISAEVEIQGSNVSDEKGVTQVNSSTRENNAEVPKLTNQVLMCSETESQHHITYALSHNNPLLSKNNPLLSQNNPLLSQNGPARSQNDPPLSQNGPPCPQNGTPLSKNDPPLSQNDPPLSKNDLLSQNDPRLSQNDLHLSQNDPPLSQNDLFFPQNSPPLSQNDPPLSQNDPPCAQNGPPLSQNGPPLSQNGPPLSQNGPPLSQNGPPLSQNGPPLSHNDPPLSHNDPPLSHNDPPLSQNCPPLSQNDLFFSQNDPPLSQNGPPLTQNGPPLSQNDPPLSQNDLQLSQNGPPLSQNDPPLSQNGPPLSQNGPPCAQNGPPLSQNDPPLSQNDLHLSQNGPPLSQNGPPCAQNGPPLSQNYPPLSQNGPPCAQNGPPRAQNGPPLSQNGPPLSQNDPPCAQNGPPLSQNGLPLSQNDPPCAQNGPPLSQNEPAQKTRTPDSDEPYTISELDFHSQTPMRETSPRVEENNMLNSQTSALPVVSANQREDSEATLSFSLVKPSQTHTRGSLSQHVELPSCGSLRRTHTLKALDGGCVLDVCLVRWLSDDWCVCVAGEWSVCVWKQKAGVQQWSLLYTWTFTQSVISLQGIPDSSALLCVCLGRLEITETRILSCPSTDGEFSQAELYKGLPLQAVLTVSERRVACCSASGAQQNVQVFTLTQDGRIAETLPLVSTYQSIQTLVAVERQKDALIGWTEHKSLLIWNMKSGQLLQTIHLAPESVSTATCLRGYSYRGALCVLLQQVSACHDEAGSTLFTLIATNPLTGEYLSLRSIATPAAPTERLIDSDVCESALVGVFQSGLAIWNLAGGVACAYVSEPAGVCRLARWAGPNTLLTGYLNGDVNIYQRTERS
- the ndufab1a gene encoding NADH:ubiquinone oxidoreductase subunit AB1a, whose amino-acid sequence is MAARVLSRCVRTLSRGAAVFNRCDVSAAAAAAALSLSRDRVFSHLAAGHKPQLAQTPAGTQWRRYGDLPPLTLESIRDRVLYVLKLYDKIDPEQLQVTSHFMKDLGLDSLDQVEIIMAMEDEFGFEIPDAEAEKLMTPDEIVQYIADKKDVYE